The following coding sequences lie in one Gemmatimonadota bacterium genomic window:
- a CDS encoding efflux RND transporter permease subunit — MSVRGLFPYLAAQRRFISLLVVVLSVGGIWAATRLPSAIYPELTFSRITVVVEGSSLGARQVLFSITRPIEEAVGVVPGVARVQSRAIRGGSEINITFTPVTDMAYALQQVQARVNQVRTDLPEGLDIEVERLTPSLFPVLSYNLEGGDPATLYDIARYQLRPLFSRVPGVGRVDVMGNDQREIEVVAEPARLAAAGLSYDDLATAIRQSITVEAVGRTAANYRQYLIVTATEAKTADDVANVMIANGLRVRDVARVIPGTEDHVRIIAGDGRPAAHLNVTRQPGGNTVAIADSIARIAASVAPTLPAGVHLVPVYDQTALVRDAISSVRDAMLIGAGLAIVVLLLFLRHARVTAISAASIPLTMVITVFVMWLVGQTFNLMTLGAMAIAIGLVIDDAVVVTENIVRHARLTPDRAIAVRDAVQELIWPVISSTLTTVVVFLPLGLLTGVEGQFFTALSITLTIAVLVSLGLSLTLIPLLSAQFLQPSDSEPPSTTGFLNRVGRGLDSLSERYERALGAVLPRARWIIVVAVLLAGFGILAHAFVDTGFLPEMDEGAFVLDYWTPGGTALAETDRQLKIIERILAKTPEITATSRRTGAELGLFATEQNRGDMVVRLKAPGKRDRSIFEVIDDVRGKLEVAVPRVRIEFVQILSDVINDLAGVARPVEIKLFGPDLAALEGYATALSAKLEKVDGIEDLYNGVSEPTAELAMHINATEAARIGLTPGQVGSAVSGALLGVSAGEIRLEDRAIGVRVRAPDAVRNSPTALSTLPLISPTTHARTPLGSLARFEPGETRAELLRENQQQMITIGADISGRALGAVMTDVRSALGSTPPPANVRIELAGQYASQQAAFRALLLVLALASISVVAVMVVQFQSFVEPLVVLLAAPLSFGGAMGLLLLTGTPLNVSSFMGLILLVGLIVKNGIILLDFTRHRMREEGLALEAAIREAAQVRLRPILMTTLCTLFGLLPLALGLGAGSELQRPLALAVIGGLALSTPITLFVVPTLLVAIRGRGYTLDRSTPS, encoded by the coding sequence GTGAGTGTGCGCGGGCTCTTCCCGTACCTCGCGGCCCAGCGGCGCTTCATCTCGTTGCTCGTGGTCGTGCTTTCGGTTGGCGGTATCTGGGCGGCGACCCGGTTGCCGTCGGCGATCTATCCTGAGCTGACCTTCTCGCGCATTACCGTGGTCGTGGAGGGGAGTTCACTCGGGGCACGGCAGGTGCTTTTCAGCATCACGCGGCCGATCGAGGAAGCCGTCGGCGTGGTCCCCGGCGTGGCCCGGGTGCAATCGCGTGCCATTCGGGGCGGCAGCGAGATCAACATCACCTTTACGCCCGTCACCGACATGGCGTACGCGCTGCAGCAGGTGCAGGCGCGCGTCAACCAGGTGCGCACCGATCTCCCCGAGGGGCTCGACATCGAAGTAGAGCGACTGACGCCCTCGCTCTTCCCGGTGCTGTCGTACAATCTCGAGGGTGGCGACCCCGCGACGCTGTACGACATCGCCCGGTACCAGTTGCGCCCGCTCTTTTCGCGGGTGCCCGGAGTCGGCCGCGTCGACGTGATGGGGAACGACCAACGCGAGATCGAAGTGGTTGCGGAGCCGGCGCGTCTCGCGGCCGCAGGGTTGAGCTACGATGATCTCGCTACCGCCATCCGGCAATCGATCACGGTCGAGGCCGTTGGTCGTACGGCGGCGAACTACCGGCAGTATCTCATCGTCACTGCGACGGAAGCGAAGACGGCGGACGATGTCGCCAATGTGATGATTGCCAACGGGTTGCGGGTCCGGGATGTCGCGCGCGTCATTCCCGGCACCGAAGATCACGTCCGCATCATTGCGGGCGACGGCCGACCCGCCGCTCACCTCAACGTGACCCGGCAGCCCGGCGGCAATACCGTCGCCATCGCCGACAGCATCGCCCGGATTGCGGCCTCGGTCGCGCCGACCCTGCCCGCCGGCGTCCACCTGGTTCCGGTTTACGACCAGACCGCGCTCGTGCGTGACGCGATCTCCTCGGTGCGCGATGCGATGCTGATCGGTGCCGGGCTCGCCATCGTGGTATTGCTGCTCTTTCTGCGCCACGCACGGGTGACAGCGATCAGCGCCGCCTCGATCCCGCTGACGATGGTGATCACCGTCTTCGTGATGTGGCTGGTGGGGCAGACCTTCAACCTGATGACGCTGGGCGCGATGGCAATCGCCATCGGCCTCGTGATCGACGACGCCGTGGTGGTGACCGAGAACATCGTGCGCCACGCCCGCCTCACTCCCGATCGCGCCATCGCCGTGCGCGATGCAGTTCAGGAATTGATCTGGCCGGTGATCTCGTCCACGCTCACCACGGTGGTGGTCTTCCTGCCACTCGGATTGTTGACCGGTGTCGAGGGACAATTCTTCACGGCACTCTCGATCACCCTCACCATCGCCGTGCTGGTATCGCTCGGCCTGTCACTCACGCTGATCCCGCTCCTCAGCGCCCAATTCCTCCAGCCCTCCGATTCGGAGCCGCCCAGCACGACCGGCTTCCTCAATCGGGTGGGCCGAGGCCTCGATTCACTCTCGGAGCGATACGAGCGCGCCCTCGGGGCGGTGCTTCCGCGAGCACGCTGGATCATCGTGGTGGCGGTGCTGCTCGCGGGATTCGGGATCCTGGCACACGCCTTCGTCGACACCGGCTTCCTCCCCGAGATGGATGAGGGCGCGTTCGTGCTCGACTACTGGACTCCCGGCGGCACCGCGCTCGCCGAAACCGATCGCCAGCTCAAGATCATCGAGCGCATTCTCGCGAAGACTCCGGAGATCACGGCGACCTCGCGGCGCACCGGCGCCGAACTCGGACTCTTCGCCACCGAGCAGAACCGGGGCGACATGGTGGTGCGCCTCAAGGCACCCGGCAAGCGTGACCGCAGCATCTTCGAGGTGATCGACGACGTGCGTGGCAAGCTCGAGGTGGCCGTGCCGCGGGTCCGGATCGAGTTCGTGCAGATCCTCAGCGATGTCATCAATGACCTGGCCGGCGTGGCGCGCCCCGTGGAGATCAAGCTCTTCGGCCCCGACCTGGCAGCTCTCGAGGGTTACGCGACCGCGCTCTCGGCAAAGCTGGAGAAGGTCGACGGCATCGAAGACCTCTACAACGGTGTGAGCGAGCCGACCGCCGAGCTCGCGATGCATATCAATGCCACCGAGGCGGCGCGCATCGGGCTCACGCCCGGACAGGTCGGCAGTGCCGTGAGTGGTGCGCTGCTCGGCGTGTCGGCTGGCGAGATCCGGCTCGAGGATCGCGCCATCGGTGTCCGGGTCCGCGCACCCGATGCCGTCCGCAATTCCCCGACCGCGCTGTCGACGCTCCCGCTGATTTCGCCCACGACCCACGCCAGAACACCGCTGGGAAGCCTTGCGCGCTTCGAGCCGGGGGAGACGCGGGCCGAGCTCCTGCGCGAGAACCAGCAACAGATGATCACCATTGGCGCCGACATCAGTGGCCGCGCACTTGGTGCGGTGATGACGGATGTTCGTAGCGCACTCGGCAGCACTCCCCCGCCTGCGAATGTGCGCATCGAGCTGGCCGGGCAGTACGCCTCCCAGCAAGCGGCCTTCCGCGCGTTGCTGCTGGTGCTCGCCCTCGCTTCGATCAGCGTGGTCGCGGTGATGGTGGTGCAGTTCCAGTCCTTCGTGGAGCCCCTCGTTGTTCTGCTCGCGGCCCCGCTTTCATTTGGCGGCGCGATGGGGCTGCTGCTACTCACCGGGACACCGCTCAACGTGTCGAGTTTCATGGGGCTTATCCTGCTGGTCGGACTCATCGTGAAGAACGGAATCATTCTCCTCGATTTCACCCGGCACCGGATGCGTGAGGAGGGGCTCGCGCTCGAGGCCGCCATTCGTGAGGCTGCGCAGGTCCGCCTTCGCCCGATCCTGATGACCACCCTCTGCACCCTGTTCGGGTTGCTCCCGCTCGCGCTCGGCCTCGGCGCCGGCAGTGAGTTGCAGCGGCCACTCGCGCTGGCCGTGATCGGCGGCCTGGCGCTCTCGACCCCGATCACGCTGTTCGTCGTTCCCACCCTGCTGGTCGCGATTCGCGGCCGCGGATACACCCTGGACCGGAGTACGCCATCATGA
- a CDS encoding efflux RND transporter periplasmic adaptor subunit, with product MMPRSRPAAGLLAISLVLFGCKRDSGEESAATAQAAVAAETAIVAPQPFAENVEGIGTVVPRIGGFAAIGVPIAARISRVLVTVGQHVAVGEALIELDRTSIDAEAKSAEAAAVAADAAAARAARLLEAGVVPRKDAEQATAEAAKARAAVATARHTAALATMRSTLDGVVTRVAATVGVLADPGAPLVEVANPASLDLLIAATATDAGRLRQGMRVTLHDGADTVGEGVVADVGAAVDSVTRSIAVRIHVGHTERRLRLGETISGRIALASDPQAITVPIAALVPTGEGFQVFVVDSTGIAHARPVTVAGKDAARAHVTSGLTAGERIVTAGAYGMDDGAKVMPTGPRP from the coding sequence ATGATGCCCCGCTCACGCCCCGCCGCGGGCCTGCTCGCGATCTCCCTGGTGCTGTTCGGCTGCAAGCGCGACAGCGGGGAAGAATCGGCCGCCACCGCTCAGGCGGCCGTTGCGGCCGAGACGGCCATCGTCGCCCCGCAGCCATTCGCTGAAAATGTCGAAGGGATCGGCACCGTCGTGCCGCGCATCGGGGGCTTTGCGGCCATCGGGGTGCCGATCGCCGCACGCATTTCCCGCGTGCTGGTCACGGTCGGGCAGCATGTCGCGGTCGGCGAGGCGCTCATCGAGCTCGATCGGACCAGCATCGATGCTGAAGCGAAGAGCGCCGAGGCCGCAGCAGTGGCCGCGGACGCAGCGGCCGCGCGAGCGGCTCGCCTGCTGGAAGCAGGCGTGGTGCCGCGGAAGGATGCCGAGCAGGCGACGGCCGAGGCCGCCAAGGCGCGCGCGGCGGTCGCGACCGCGCGCCACACTGCGGCGCTCGCCACGATGCGTTCGACCCTCGATGGCGTCGTCACTCGGGTGGCCGCCACGGTCGGCGTGCTGGCCGACCCGGGCGCTCCCCTGGTCGAAGTGGCGAATCCGGCCTCGCTTGACCTGCTGATCGCGGCCACCGCCACCGATGCCGGGAGACTGCGACAGGGAATGCGCGTCACGCTGCACGATGGCGCTGACACAGTTGGCGAAGGCGTGGTTGCCGACGTTGGCGCTGCCGTCGACTCGGTCACTCGCAGCATTGCTGTCCGGATCCACGTCGGTCACACCGAGCGACGGCTGCGGCTGGGCGAGACGATCTCCGGGCGCATCGCGCTCGCGAGCGACCCGCAGGCCATCACGGTGCCAATCGCGGCGCTGGTGCCGACAGGAGAAGGCTTCCAGGTGTTCGTGGTCGACAGCACGGGAATCGCACACGCCCGGCCAGTGACCGTCGCGGGCAAGGACGCCGCTCGCGCCCACGTCACCTCGGGACTCACCGCGGGTGAGCGAATCGTGACGGCGGGCGCCTACGGCATGGACGATGGCGCCAAGGTGATGCCGACGGGTCCGCGGCCGTGA
- a CDS encoding glycogen/starch synthase, which produces MSEPRSLALPTIREEVPTVVHLSAEYFPYARTGGLAEAAWGLHRFQDRGGLQTMAITPLYRTARQHLRHLEPVGEPYTLYFGDRAETFRLWRDLDPASETPTCFIEHDGYFDRAGIYGEGGRDYPDNHRRFAAFAAAAVAALPRITSGPVLLHAHDWHAALAPVYLRTWWRGNPFFDRIPVVMSVHNGGYQGHFGPEVMPELGLPWDLYTPDRLEWYGKTNFLKGGLMYTDVATTVSPSHAVELRTPAGGFGLQEVYQWMGERFTGVLNGIDLEVWNPVHDRHIAANYSRGDLLGKAACKSDLQRRFGLPDDPATPVVALAGRMVTQKGLDLVIRNHALFHLPAQFVFLGSGEQKFEEAFAQLRSAMPHRIATETRFSDGLEHVLMAGADLFLMPSQYEPCGLTQMRAQHYGTIPVARRVGGLADTIDDGVTGFLFDAFDDRALLGGMWRAMTEHRSRRSWLEMQEAAMLRDFGWDRVAERYSELYTQAIVHRAGRTG; this is translated from the coding sequence ATGAGCGAGCCGCGGTCCCTCGCGCTGCCGACCATCCGTGAGGAAGTTCCCACGGTGGTCCACCTGAGTGCGGAATACTTTCCGTACGCCCGCACGGGTGGCCTCGCAGAAGCCGCGTGGGGATTGCACCGCTTCCAGGATCGCGGTGGTCTGCAGACGATGGCAATCACCCCGCTCTATCGCACCGCTCGCCAGCACCTGCGGCACCTCGAACCCGTCGGCGAGCCCTACACGCTCTATTTTGGCGACCGCGCCGAGACTTTCCGGCTCTGGCGCGACCTCGACCCAGCTTCCGAAACGCCGACTTGCTTCATCGAGCACGACGGCTACTTCGATCGAGCAGGCATCTACGGCGAAGGCGGTCGTGACTACCCCGACAATCACCGCCGCTTCGCCGCGTTTGCGGCCGCTGCCGTCGCCGCGCTGCCGCGGATCACCTCCGGGCCGGTCCTGCTGCACGCCCACGACTGGCACGCCGCGCTCGCACCGGTCTATCTCCGTACCTGGTGGCGCGGCAATCCGTTCTTCGATCGCATCCCGGTCGTGATGTCGGTACACAATGGCGGCTACCAGGGCCATTTCGGCCCCGAGGTGATGCCCGAACTCGGCCTGCCGTGGGACCTCTACACGCCGGATCGACTCGAGTGGTACGGCAAGACAAACTTCCTCAAGGGCGGACTGATGTATACCGACGTCGCGACGACGGTGAGTCCGTCGCACGCCGTCGAACTGCGCACTCCCGCCGGCGGTTTCGGTCTGCAGGAGGTGTATCAGTGGATGGGTGAGCGCTTCACCGGCGTGCTCAACGGCATCGACCTCGAAGTCTGGAATCCGGTGCACGACCGCCACATTGCCGCGAACTACTCGCGCGGTGACCTGCTGGGAAAGGCTGCCTGCAAGTCCGATCTGCAGCGTCGCTTCGGACTGCCGGATGATCCTGCTACGCCTGTGGTCGCACTGGCTGGCCGCATGGTCACCCAGAAAGGCCTCGACCTGGTGATTCGCAATCACGCGCTCTTCCACCTGCCGGCGCAGTTCGTCTTCCTCGGCAGTGGCGAGCAGAAGTTCGAGGAGGCCTTCGCCCAGTTGCGCTCGGCGATGCCGCACCGGATCGCGACCGAAACAAGGTTCTCCGATGGGCTCGAGCACGTCCTGATGGCGGGAGCCGACCTCTTCCTGATGCCTTCGCAGTACGAACCGTGTGGGCTGACCCAGATGCGCGCCCAGCATTACGGCACCATCCCCGTCGCACGGCGCGTCGGTGGCCTGGCCGACACGATTGACGACGGCGTCACCGGATTCCTCTTCGACGCGTTCGACGACCGCGCACTCCTCGGTGGCATGTGGCGCGCGATGACCGAACATCGGTCGCGCCGCTCCTGGCTCGAGATGCAGGAGGCGGCGATGCTGCGCGACTTCGGCTGGGATCGCGTCGCCGAGCGCTACAGCGAGCTCTACACGCAGGCGATCGTGCACCGCGCCGGGCGGACCGGGTGA
- a CDS encoding 1,4-alpha-glucan branching protein domain-containing protein, which translates to MSLRFVLTLHSHLPWVLHHGRWPHGSDWICEAALDTYLPLVQLLDTMEREGIAAPITLGVTPILAAQLAHPSFVEELEAYFAHRLQTLDEAPDSLRESGDHNLLPQVAFWRSHIEGLQATWRQIDGNLIAAFRHHAEAGRIELISSAATHGFLPLLARDESIRLQLLAGRAEHLRQFGELPQGCWVPECAYRPRGPWQPLPAAPYQHDRAGIEDHLRYAGFRWFFVDAHLAEAGEAFEVYEGKVRRRAMPAMRRSPYRAYQVGTPPSGRPIHVLVRDPQTTTQVWSRHGGYPGDGNYLEFHKIRYPGGLKLWSVTDTAADLGEKQPYHPERARAAALRHAEHFRTLLQAVSAAALRGDTAIVAPFDTELFGHWWFEGVDFLHDLYQEIAAQGGVRPVSAGRLLREAPPTTALHLGEGSWGANGDFSKWLNPETEWTWERLWPLEERFWNAAPGALARPDLTPILEQAARELLLLQSSDWQFIISTGAAGDYATKRFVEHCEALESLLPTLEQLPWNIDGALAHAAALRRIDGPFPELLGAIAAASDITVS; encoded by the coding sequence GTGAGCCTCCGCTTTGTCCTGACGCTGCACAGCCACCTGCCGTGGGTGCTGCATCACGGCCGCTGGCCGCACGGCTCCGACTGGATCTGCGAGGCGGCACTCGACACCTACCTGCCGCTGGTGCAGCTGCTCGACACGATGGAACGCGAGGGGATCGCAGCGCCGATCACCCTCGGGGTCACGCCGATTCTTGCGGCCCAGCTGGCGCACCCGTCGTTCGTCGAGGAACTCGAGGCGTACTTCGCGCATCGGCTCCAGACCCTCGACGAGGCGCCCGATTCGCTGCGCGAGAGTGGCGACCACAACCTGCTGCCGCAGGTCGCGTTCTGGCGCTCCCATATCGAGGGATTGCAGGCCACCTGGCGACAGATTGACGGCAACCTGATTGCTGCCTTCCGCCATCACGCGGAGGCGGGCCGGATAGAACTGATCTCCTCGGCCGCGACGCACGGCTTCCTGCCGCTGCTCGCGCGGGATGAGAGCATCCGGCTGCAACTGCTCGCGGGCCGGGCAGAGCATCTGCGCCAGTTCGGCGAATTGCCGCAGGGCTGCTGGGTGCCCGAGTGTGCCTATCGTCCGCGCGGCCCGTGGCAACCGCTCCCTGCCGCACCGTACCAGCACGATCGCGCCGGTATCGAAGATCATCTGCGTTATGCCGGCTTCCGCTGGTTCTTCGTCGATGCTCATCTCGCGGAAGCGGGCGAAGCGTTCGAGGTCTATGAGGGAAAGGTGCGGCGCCGCGCGATGCCCGCGATGCGGCGCTCGCCATATCGCGCATACCAGGTCGGCACGCCACCGAGTGGTCGGCCGATTCACGTCCTGGTACGCGATCCGCAGACCACCACCCAGGTGTGGAGCCGCCATGGCGGCTATCCCGGCGACGGCAACTATCTCGAGTTCCACAAGATCCGCTACCCTGGCGGCCTCAAGCTCTGGTCAGTGACCGATACCGCTGCGGACCTCGGCGAAAAGCAGCCGTACCACCCGGAACGAGCCCGCGCGGCAGCGCTGCGCCACGCGGAACATTTCCGTACCCTGCTGCAAGCGGTGTCGGCAGCAGCACTGCGCGGTGATACTGCGATCGTCGCTCCCTTCGATACCGAACTGTTCGGCCACTGGTGGTTTGAAGGAGTCGATTTCCTGCACGACCTCTACCAGGAGATCGCGGCCCAGGGTGGTGTGCGTCCCGTCTCGGCCGGTCGTCTGCTACGCGAAGCGCCGCCCACCACCGCGCTCCACCTGGGCGAAGGATCGTGGGGAGCGAATGGCGACTTCTCGAAGTGGCTGAATCCCGAGACCGAGTGGACCTGGGAGCGGCTCTGGCCACTCGAGGAACGCTTCTGGAACGCGGCGCCCGGGGCGCTCGCGCGGCCCGATCTCACGCCGATTCTGGAGCAGGCCGCTCGCGAGCTCTTGCTCCTCCAGTCATCCGACTGGCAGTTCATCATCTCGACTGGTGCGGCCGGCGACTACGCCACGAAACGCTTCGTCGAACATTGCGAGGCGCTGGAGAGCCTGTTGCCCACGCTGGAACAGTTGCCCTGGAACATCGACGGCGCCCTGGCCCACGCGGCGGCGCTCCGACGGATTGACGGACCGTTCCCCGAGTTACTCGGGGCGATCGCAGCGGCTTCCGACATCACCGTCAGCTGA
- a CDS encoding WD40 repeat domain-containing protein, whose protein sequence is MKQIALAALALVAVATSVTAQQYHVLTKVNIGGDGGTDYLNADAATGRVFISRGTHVMVVNGKTGAVVGDIADTPRVHGIAFAPKANHGFTTNGGDSTVTMFDLKTLAPIKKIATHTGGLDGIMYDDASDQIILTNHSRPVGTATAINPTTGDIVGVANLEDTAPEGAASDGKGKLFVNNEGKNTIQVIEAKSMKVLASWSIAPCDGPTGIAYDRKTDRIFSGCSKTSVVVDAKSGKVVAQITNGDGVDALGWDPAEKLIYIPGGDGTLTIVHQDSPDKYSVVATVATMRGAKTVTVDLASHIAYVFTPEYGPAPAGTPTPANGRAPRGPMIGAWLIAVGK, encoded by the coding sequence ATGAAGCAGATTGCCCTTGCAGCGCTCGCCCTGGTGGCGGTTGCCACCAGCGTGACTGCCCAGCAGTACCACGTCCTCACCAAGGTGAACATCGGCGGCGATGGTGGCACCGACTACCTCAACGCCGATGCGGCCACCGGCCGGGTCTTCATCTCGCGCGGGACCCACGTGATGGTCGTGAATGGCAAGACCGGTGCGGTCGTCGGAGATATTGCCGACACCCCGCGCGTACACGGCATTGCGTTCGCGCCCAAGGCCAATCACGGCTTCACCACCAATGGTGGTGACTCGACGGTGACAATGTTCGACCTCAAGACGCTGGCGCCGATCAAGAAGATCGCGACGCACACCGGCGGGCTCGACGGCATCATGTACGACGACGCCTCCGATCAGATCATCCTCACCAACCATTCCCGGCCGGTGGGCACCGCAACCGCGATCAACCCGACCACGGGCGATATCGTGGGTGTCGCGAACCTCGAAGACACCGCCCCGGAAGGCGCCGCAAGCGATGGCAAGGGGAAGCTCTTCGTGAACAACGAAGGGAAGAACACCATCCAGGTCATCGAAGCGAAGTCGATGAAGGTGCTCGCCTCGTGGTCGATCGCGCCGTGTGATGGTCCCACCGGGATCGCCTACGATCGCAAGACCGACCGGATCTTCTCCGGATGCAGCAAGACCTCGGTGGTGGTCGATGCGAAGAGTGGCAAGGTGGTCGCGCAGATCACCAACGGCGACGGCGTCGACGCGCTCGGCTGGGATCCGGCCGAGAAGCTCATCTACATCCCGGGCGGCGACGGGACGCTGACCATCGTGCACCAGGATTCGCCCGACAAGTACAGCGTCGTTGCGACCGTGGCCACGATGCGGGGCGCCAAGACAGTGACCGTCGACCTCGCCAGCCATATCGCCTACGTCTTCACGCCGGAGTACGGCCCTGCGCCGGCAGGCACGCCGACCCCGGCCAACGGACGGGCACCGCGCGGGCCAATGATCGGGGCGTGGTTGATTGCCGTAGGGAAATAG
- the glgP gene encoding alpha-glucan family phosphorylase: MIPPRSKIPALPPRLEGLAALALNLAWSWQRQARGLFRRIDRASWLASHHNPIVVLQNVDPERLEALARDPDFCVHYDKVMEWFAVERSSSAGWFRDTYPTIATERPVAYFCAEFGIHASVPIYSGGLGILAGDHCKTASDLAVPFVGVGLFYKKGYFDQRIRPDGWQEDSDDEFDPATTPLVPVDGPGGAPWVTVLETFGRPIHIRVWTMTVGRAPLYFLDTDLEINHPDDRALTSKLYAGGLPMRLRQEWILGVGGVRVLRALGVMPGAWHANEGHAAFMMLERVRELIEQGGDYSSALPSVRATSIFTTHTPVPAGHDAFEVAQVLECAGAEYFHAFGASAETALHLGVHPHREPTQFHMTVLSIRLAGHVNGVAQRHGIVSRELWGDLWSPRPVEKVPIGAVTNGVHLATWLANPMMRLLDNHLGQDWGDRLDDPETWDAVLGLEARELWNTHQELKDVLFSHIREEARRRWTSKWTEAAQVVAAGTLLDPHVFTIGFARRFATYKRANLLFRDLDRLRTLLVNQRRPVQLIIAGKAHPEDTPGKEILQELHHFTRDPMFEGRVAILEDYDMHLAHLLVQGVDLWLNVPRVPLEASGTSGMKAALNGVPQLSTLDGWWEEGFTGKNGWAIPKAGPEEEADEADAEHLYTLLENEIVPLWYERDDRGFPRSWAQRMKESIRVAGKRFTTRRMLQDYVRQYYAPILRGDPFADDPPLS, translated from the coding sequence ATGATCCCACCCCGCTCCAAGATCCCTGCCCTTCCGCCGCGTCTCGAGGGCCTCGCTGCCCTCGCCCTGAACCTCGCCTGGAGCTGGCAACGCCAGGCCCGTGGCCTCTTCCGGCGCATCGACCGGGCAAGCTGGCTCGCCTCGCACCACAACCCGATCGTCGTGCTGCAGAACGTCGATCCGGAGCGGCTCGAGGCGCTGGCTCGCGATCCCGATTTCTGCGTGCACTACGACAAGGTCATGGAGTGGTTCGCGGTCGAGCGCTCGTCGTCGGCCGGGTGGTTCCGTGATACCTACCCGACCATCGCCACCGAACGCCCGGTCGCCTACTTCTGCGCCGAGTTCGGGATCCATGCGTCGGTGCCGATCTACAGTGGCGGCCTCGGCATTCTCGCGGGCGATCATTGCAAGACCGCGTCGGATCTTGCGGTGCCATTTGTCGGCGTCGGACTCTTCTACAAGAAGGGCTACTTCGACCAGCGCATTCGCCCCGACGGCTGGCAGGAAGATTCGGACGACGAGTTCGATCCCGCGACAACGCCATTGGTGCCAGTGGACGGACCCGGAGGCGCGCCGTGGGTCACGGTGCTCGAGACCTTCGGTCGTCCGATCCACATTCGCGTCTGGACAATGACCGTCGGGCGCGCGCCGCTCTACTTTCTCGATACTGATCTCGAGATCAACCACCCCGACGATCGGGCCCTGACCAGCAAGCTCTACGCGGGTGGGCTGCCGATGCGGCTGCGTCAGGAGTGGATTCTCGGCGTCGGCGGCGTCCGGGTGCTCCGGGCCCTCGGCGTCATGCCCGGCGCCTGGCACGCGAACGAAGGTCACGCCGCGTTCATGATGCTGGAGCGGGTGCGCGAGCTGATCGAGCAAGGCGGTGACTACTCGAGCGCACTACCCAGTGTCCGGGCGACCTCCATCTTCACGACGCACACACCGGTTCCTGCCGGGCACGACGCCTTCGAAGTGGCCCAGGTCCTCGAATGCGCGGGAGCGGAGTACTTCCATGCGTTCGGTGCATCCGCCGAGACCGCACTGCATCTCGGCGTGCATCCGCATCGCGAGCCAACCCAGTTTCACATGACGGTGCTCTCGATCCGGCTCGCCGGGCACGTCAATGGCGTGGCCCAGCGTCACGGGATCGTGTCACGAGAGCTCTGGGGCGATCTCTGGAGTCCCCGCCCGGTGGAGAAGGTACCGATCGGGGCCGTCACCAACGGAGTGCACCTCGCGACGTGGCTGGCGAACCCGATGATGCGGCTCCTCGACAATCACCTCGGACAGGACTGGGGCGATCGGCTCGATGATCCGGAGACCTGGGATGCCGTGCTTGGGCTCGAAGCCCGCGAGCTCTGGAACACGCACCAGGAGCTGAAGGATGTGCTCTTCAGCCATATCCGCGAGGAAGCGAGGCGCCGCTGGACCAGCAAGTGGACCGAAGCGGCCCAGGTCGTCGCCGCCGGCACGCTGCTCGATCCGCACGTGTTTACCATCGGCTTCGCCCGCCGCTTCGCCACTTACAAGCGGGCCAACCTGCTCTTCCGTGACCTCGATCGGCTGCGGACGCTCCTCGTGAACCAGCGTCGGCCGGTGCAGCTGATCATCGCGGGCAAGGCTCACCCGGAAGACACCCCGGGCAAGGAGATCCTGCAGGAACTGCATCACTTCACCCGCGACCCGATGTTCGAGGGGCGCGTGGCGATTCTCGAAGATTACGACATGCACCTCGCCCATCTGCTGGTGCAAGGCGTCGATCTCTGGCTCAATGTGCCGCGCGTGCCGCTTGAAGCGTCAGGGACTAGCGGGATGAAGGCGGCACTCAACGGGGTGCCCCAGCTGAGCACGCTCGACGGCTGGTGGGAGGAAGGCTTCACCGGGAAGAACGGCTGGGCGATCCCCAAGGCGGGGCCCGAGGAGGAGGCAGATGAAGCGGACGCAGAGCATCTCTACACCTTGCTGGAGAACGAGATCGTGCCGCTCTGGTACGAGCGGGATGACCGCGGTTTCCCGCGCAGCTGGGCACAGCGGATGAAGGAGTCGATCCGCGTGGCCGGCAAGCGCTTCACGACGCGGCGAATGCTGCAGGACTACGTGCGCCAGTACTACGCCCCGATCTTGCGCGGTGATCCCTTTGCCGACGATCCGCCACTCTCGTGA
- a CDS encoding PepSY domain-containing protein produces the protein MNRPTTLFLAALLVAPGIVAAQQPAPKPPASTAKMAPKPTKAEKEAQDAKAEAALMKEAKVTEAAARAIALKEVPGGVVKEHELEREKGKLIWSYDIAVAGKSGIEEVNIDAMTGKMLAHEHETPKDEKKEAAEDAAKAKARTGVKKP, from the coding sequence ATGAACCGCCCCACCACGCTCTTCCTCGCCGCGCTGCTGGTTGCGCCGGGGATCGTTGCGGCGCAGCAGCCCGCGCCGAAGCCGCCGGCCTCAACCGCGAAGATGGCCCCGAAGCCCACCAAGGCCGAGAAGGAAGCGCAGGACGCCAAGGCCGAGGCCGCGCTGATGAAGGAAGCGAAGGTCACCGAAGCGGCGGCGCGTGCGATCGCGCTGAAGGAAGTGCCCGGTGGCGTCGTCAAGGAGCACGAACTCGAGCGCGAAAAGGGGAAGCTGATCTGGTCGTACGACATTGCGGTCGCGGGCAAGAGCGGCATCGAGGAAGTGAATATCGATGCGATGACCGGCAAGATGCTCGCGCACGAGCACGAGACGCCGAAGGATGAGAAGAAGGAAGCAGCGGAAGACGCAGCGAAGGCGAAGGCCAGGACGGGAGTGAAGAAGCCATGA